The Xanthomonas indica sequence TTGCCTGCTTTGGCGTCGACGATGTCGCCGCGGCGCTGGCCGTCGTCTTGCGCTTGGCCCGCGTTGCGGCCTTCTCCGCCAACGCCGTCGCGCCAGATGCGGCGGTGCGTGGGGTCTTCTTCGCCTTGCTGCCCTTGGGCTTGCCTCCGGCGCTCCGGTCACCGCGCTTCGGCTTGGCCGACGCCGCGGTGGCAACGCGGGCCGACGATGCGCCAACGGCGACCCAGGTCGGCGCATGGTCGCTGGCATGCGGCAGGTCGCGCACCCAGCGGTCCACGCCGGCATCGCGCAGGCGCGCGGCCAGCGGCGGATTCAGCAGCATGTGGTCGATGCGCAGCCCGGCATCGCGCTGCCAGTGCTGGCGGAAATAATCCCAGAACGTGTACACGCGACGCTCGCCGTGCACCTGGCGCAGGCTGTCGGTCCAGCCCTGCGCCAGCAGCTCGGCATAGGCCTGGCGGCTTTCCGGCTGCAGCAGCGCATCGCGCCGCCACGAGGCCGGGTTGTAGATGTCCGCATCGGTGGGCACCACGTTGAAGTCGCCGATCAGCGCCACCGGATGCGGCAACGCCACCAGCTGCTGCGCATGCCGCTGCAGGCGCGCGAACCAGTCCAGCTTGTAGTCGAACTTCGGCCCCGGGCGCGGGTTGCCGTTGGGCAGGTACAGGCAGCCGACCAGCACCCCGTGCGCCATCGCCTCGATGTAGCGGCTCTGGGTGTCGCGCGGGTCGCCAGGCAGGCCGCGCCGGCTCTCGACCGGATCGCAACCCTTGGCCAGCAACGCCACGCCATTCCAGCTCGACTGTCCCATCCACACCGCGCCGTAGCCGGCGGCATGCAACTCGGCCAGCGGGAAGCCCGCATCCACGCTCTTGAGCTCCTGCAGCCCGACGATGTCCGGCGCTTCGCGCTGCAGCCACTGCAGCAGCTGCGGCAAGCGGCTGCGGATGCCGTTGACGTTGTAGGTGGCGATCTTGAGCGTCTTCATCCGGCGCGCCTGCAGAACCTGCCATCACCTTGGCGCCGCTACCCTCGTCGCATCGTGAAAACGGGAGCCGCCGCATGACCCCGCTCGACAAACCCTTGCGCCGCGAACTGGAAATCGACGGCGTGCACTACACCCTGACCGTGGACCCGGACGGCCTGAAGCTGACCGAGAAGGGCCGACGCAAGGGCCTGGAACTGCGCTGGAGCGCCCTGGTCAGCGGCGACGCCGCATTGGCCACCGCCTTGCAGGCCTCGCTGGTCGATCGCCCCGGCAAACGCTGAGCGCGGGCACGGCGGGCGGCTTGGCGGCGGCACGCCGGCGGACGTGGCCGCCGATGGTGCTATCGTCGCGCCATCGGCAACCAGCAGGGAGCGGACGGATGCACAGGCGCAACGATGTTGTGGTCGAAAACGGACAGATGCGCCCCCGGCATGCGCGATGGCTCGTGATCCCACTGCTGCTTGCCTTGCCGTCGCTAGCGGCCTACGCCGCGCCGAGTACGCCAGACAGCCTGCGCGTGTCCAGCACCAACACCTACGCCGCAGGCACGCCCGAGTGGCGGCAAGTGCGCGACTGGCTGGCGCAGCACCGTACGCGCAGCGACGGCGCGCGCATGGGCAATCTCGACCAGCTCGGTCCCATCGTCCTGAGCTACGCGCGAGCGCTGCCGCCCGCCAGCGAGCGGCTTCCCGCGCCCGTGCCACTGCCGGCCAACGGCGCGACCAGCGACAGCATCGCCATTACCAGTTGCTCAGACAACGTGCGCCAGTCGTGGCGCTACGGCGTCGAGGCACGCCCTGAGGGTGCGTGGGTCCTGACGTCGTTTGCTACCTCGCAAGCTGAGGATTGCAAGCAGGCCGATAGCACGCACTGACGCTGCAGTCGCCATCGCGGCGTATGCCAGGCTCCGCGTCGCATCGCCGTTCGCCCTTGCTACGCCTCGGCACGACACACGTTTGCCCTGTAGGAGCGGCTTCAGCCGCGACCGGCTGCCCCGGTAACGCCTCGTCGCGGCTGAAGCCGCTCCTACGCGTGCGCCTCGTCGTGCTGTTTGGAACCCCTTTTCAGCCGCCACGAACGACAGCATCGCGCCCCTCGGTGTCACGCATCCGTGGGCGGAAGCACCACAGCCGCCGCCTATCTGACGCGACGCTCCTGATGCTCGCGCACCGCTGGCGCGTCGCATCGGCTGGCACCCACCGTGGCGGCTGGCGCCAGCCGAACGCCCTCACTGCACCGCGCAGAACGTGGTGTAGTGATCGGCCGAGTAGTAGCGCTGCGCGATCGTCGACTTGGCCTTGCCGTCGGTGGCCAGGAACACCAGGCGATAGGTGCCGGCCGCGCCGCCCGGATCGCGCCGCGCCTTGCCTTCGTAGTAGGTCTGTCCCTTGCCGGCTTTCGGCAGGCGCCCTTCGGCATTGCCGAACACCTGCACGTCCACCTGGGTGGAACCGCAGGCGGCGATCGGGTTGGCCATGGTGATGCAGTACGCCATGTCGCGCGCGGCATCGCGCACGTAGGCCGGCAGTGCGCTGCAGGCGGGCGGCGCCTTTTGCGCCTGCGCCTGCGTGGACGCCAGCAGCGCGGCGAGCAGGGCATAGGAAATCGGACGATGCATGGACATGCTCCTTGGAAGTGGTCGGGATGGCCCCCACGGCGAACGGCGCCGCGGCGGACGCAGCCACAATGCGCAAGCGTCACCGCCACGCCCATCGGGCGCTGGCTGATCTGCGGAAGATGCAATTCCCCGGTGCGGCATGGATCTGAAACACCTGCGAAGGCACGACGTGAGCGCAAGCACGGCATCGGGATCGGGAAGGCGGAAACGGCGTGACGCCTGATGCGCTCACGCGACACGCCATGGACGAGGTGGCGGTGTGATGCCGAAGACGCAGGCCTCGGCTACCATCGCCGCGGCCACGCCAGCGCGCGCGCCGACCGTCTCCCCAGCCGCCACCGCCCATGCCCGACGCCGCTTCGCCCCGCCCCGCCGCAGCCCCCCTCGTCGGCCGCCTGCGCACCGTCGTCCGCGTGGCCATCTGCCTGGTCGCCAGCGTGCTGCTGATCCCGCCGCAGTGGCTGTTGATGCGCCTCACCTACGGCCGCGGCGCGTTCGTGCTGCCGCGGCTGTGGTTCGGTTGCCTGCGGCGCGCCCTGGGCATCCGCGTCGAGGTAGTGGGCGTGCCGCGCGAGGCGGGCGGCACGCTGTTCGTCGGCAACCACATCTCCCACTTCGACATCGTGGTGCTGGGCAGTCTGCTGCGCGCACGCTTCATCGCCAAGAACGACATGGAGCGCTGGCCGGGCATGCGCCACATCGGCGCGCTGGCGCAGACCGTGTTCATCAGCCGGCGCCGCCAGGATGCCGCTGCGGTGGCGGCCGCGGTCGCCGCGCAACTGCGCCCGGATCACGACGTGGTGCTGTTCGCCGAAGGCACCACTTCCTCCGGCGAACGGGTGGCGCCGTTCAAGTCCAGCCTGTTCTCCCTGTTCCTCAGTGCCGAACCCGGCGCGCGGCACTGGACGCTGCAGCCGTTCACGCTGGAGTTGCGCAGCGTCGACGGGCAGCCGCTGGCGCAGAGCGGCGATCGCGATGCCTACGCCTTCTACGGCGAGATGCAGGCCGGCGCGCACGTCGCGCACTTTCTGCGCCTGTCCGGTGCGGTGGTCAGGGTGACCTTCCACGCTCCGATCGCGGTGGCGCCGGGCAGCGACCGCAAGGCGCTGGCTGCGCAGTTGCATGGCATCGTGGCCTCGGCACTGCCTGCCGCGCCGGCGGACGCCGCTGCGGCCTAGACCAGGGCGGCGCAAGAATGGGCGCGCGCCCGGGCAACGCCCACTGGCGCGTCAGTGCATGGTATCCGGCACCACCGGCTCCGGCAGGCGCACCACCGCGTACTGCTTGCGGAACTCCATGGCGCCCAGCGCCGGCCAGGTCTCGGCGTAGCGGCGCAGGCAGGCCACGCCGTCGGGAAAGTCCTCGCCGTTGACCCGGCAATCGGCCGCGACCTCGCCGTCGGCATCGCGCGAGGCGAACAGGCGGATCCCGAGCATGCGCTGATCCCGCTGCAGCAGCGGCATCAAGGCATCCAGGCTGTTGGTGAACAGGCAGCACGGGCAGAACGCGTGTTCGGTGTCGTCGCCCGCCGCGGCCCGGGCCGCGTCGCCGTTCATATGCGCCACCGGCCCCAGCACCACCGTGCGCCGCACCGCGGCCTGCGCCTCGGCCTTGACAGGAAATTCCATCTGCAAGGTCATGCAGCGGGCCTCGGCGGGAGCGCTCACCGCCTCCGACAGCGCCACCAGATCGGTACGCGCCCAGGTGGTGAAGCCCGAGGCCAGACTCGCCTCGGTATCCTCGCCGATGGAATGCTGGAACTCGACGATCCCGTCGGGGAACAGGCTGCGGTGATGCACACGGATGCAGCTGGCCGTGCGCACGCCGCGACGCAGCTCGGCCAGGTCCACCAGTTCGGTGAGCAGGTGCAGCCCATTGCCGAGTACGACGCCATCCTCGTGCAAGGTCGCCGCATGGCCCTCGCGCTGCAGCACCTGCAGCAACAGCTGCTGCAGTGCGTGGCCCGGTTGCGGGTCGGGCGCGGGCTCCGACCCTGGGGTATCGGAGGCAGGGTCGACCCCGCGGGGCGGGGTGCGGGACAACAGGCGTCGCAGTCGATCGATCATCCTTGCTCCAAAGCGTCCAACGCGCCATCGGCCGCCGGAAGTATGCGCAGGCGCCCGCGGCGACGGCAACCGGAGACGCGACACGCCTTATCGCCAGCGACGGATCGCGGGCGGGCGCGATCGCATCGGCGGCCGTTGCACGCGTGCGCCGCCATCGATCGCAGGCACAGCAGCGCCATCGCATCGCCTCTCGCACCGGCCCTGCTGCACGCGCCGCACGCAGGCGGCACCCTCGCAGCGCGTCCTGCCGCGCGCCTGGCGCTGGCGCCTGCTCAGTCCTTGGCCGCCTCGCACAGCTTGCGGTTGAACCAAGTGGACTTGGCAATGGGCAGGTAGGCGTCCCAGTCGCTGGGCGGCAGCATGGTGCTCTGCTTTTCCAGTTCCGCCTGGAACGAGGCCTCGTCGTGGCTGCGGCCGGCCATGGTGCCGTCCAGCGCCGCCAGGCACTCCTGCGGCCGACCCAGGCGCAGCAGGGTGATGGCACGGTCGTTGGCGAAGCGGTCGCGATCGAGCCAGTTGAGGAAACCGCCGCACTCGCCTTGGAACGCCAGCATGCCGGCCAGCGCCTTGTCATAGCGCTTGCCACGGTAGTCCTGCAGATACGCCTCGCGCCGCCGGCTGCTGGCCGCGGCGGTGCAGCCGGCCGGCAAGCGCAGGTAGTCGCCCTCGAAACTAGCGCGCATGCCGCAGTAGTCGCGACAGCTTTCCTGGGTCAACGCGGCCACGTCGAACCCGCCCGGCACCGGCTTGAAGGCGAGCTTGCAGGGCACGTCGCCGGCGTCGTTCACCTCCGCCTTGTCGCCCTGCAGCGTGCCCGACAGCGTGCACGTGTGGCCATTGGCGCCGACCGACAACAGGTCGAACTGGCGCACCCCGCCCTTCTCGGTGACCCGCATGCTGCCCCAGCCTTCCTTGGTGCTGTATTCGCCGGGCGTGGGGCCGGCTGCCGCCGCGCCGAACGTCACCAGCCACACCAGCATCGCGCTCCATCCGTATCGCCGTACCATTACGTGTTCCTGCTTTCGATCAGAGCCGGCAAGTGTGCGCCATCGCCGCGGCGGCGAACCAGTGCCAATGTCGCATCCCTGCAGCGACGGCCTGTGCACGGCGGCCGCGCCGGTGACATCGACCTGGCCAAGGCGCGGCGGTGTATCGCGCTGTGCACTTCATGGCGCAGTTGCACCAGGGCATGCGCTTGGCCACAACACGCGAAAAGAGTGGACTGGAAACGTCCGACGGGCCTTGCGACAGACGCAACCCATCGCGGCAGCGCGCGCATCTGCGGGACTACGGGCGCGGGCGCAACGCGTTCCGCGCGCGGGCCAAGTATTTCCTTTCCTGCGCTTGCCGCCTTCCAGCTCAGCGCAGCGGCATCCGTGCGCGGAACTCGGTCAGCACCAGTCCACGCAGCCAGCGATGCGCGGCGTCGTGCTCCAGGCGCGGATGCCACAGCATTGACACAGTGATGGGCGCGGTCACCACCGGCAGCGCGAACGTATGCGCCGGCGCGCGCAGCGTGTCGGGCTGCGCCGCCATGAACGAGGCCGGCACCAGTGCGATCAGGTCCGAGTGGCGTGCCACCGCCAGCGCGGCGGAAAAACTGGGTACCACGGTCGCGACATGACGCACCAGGCCCAGCTGCTGCAGCGCCGCGTCCACCGGCCCGTGCGCCCGCCCGCGCCGCGAGGCCACGACGTGGCCGAACGCCACGTAGCGCTGCGCGCTCACTTCTCCGTCGCGCGCCAGCGGATGAGCGCTGCGCACCGCGCCGACGAAGCGATCGCGAAACAGCCCCTGCACGCGCAGTTCCGGCCCCATCTCGCTCAGCACCCCGATTTCCAGATCGGCCAAGCCCTCGCGCAGCGGCGCCGCGATCTTCTGCGCCTTGGCCACGAACTGCAGGCGGACCTGCGGCGCCGACGCCGCCACTGCGGCCACCAGCATCGCCGCGAACGCCTCCACGAAAGCATCGTTGGCGCGCACGATGAAGGTGCGCTGCAGCGCCGCCAACTCCAGGGCGGCCGGCGCCGGGCGCAGCACGGCGCGTGCGGCCTCCACCGCGTCGCGGGCGCGCTCGCGCAGCTGCAAGGCATGCGGCGTCGCCACCATCGCGCCGCCCGCCCGCACCAGCAAGGCATCGCCGGTCGCCTCGCGCAGCCGGGTCAGCGTCCGGCTCATTGCCGACGCGCTCAGCCCGAGCCGCCGCGCAGCGCCGGCGACGCTGGCTTCCGCCAGCAAGGCGTCGAGGGCGATCAACAGATTCAGATCCGGTTCCGGCATATGCGCTTCCCGACAGTGGCGAATGGACACAGGCGTCCGACGCAAGGCGTCAATGCATCCGACGCGCGTTCCGCGGGGCGACACGCGCGCCTAGAGTGCGCAGACCGCCGGTGGGCCTCGCGTGCCGAGGCTGCGCCGGCCACGAGGAGACCCACCATGATCGACACCCCTGCACGCAAAACCGTCCTGCTGATCGGCGCCTCGCGCGGCCTGGGCCTGGCGATGGCCGAAGGCTACCTGAGACGCGGCTGGCGCGTCATCGCCACCGAGCGCACCGGCACGCCCAGTGCGCTACACCGCCTGGCCAACGCACATCCGCAGGCGCTGCGCATCGAGTGCGTCGACATCACCGTTCCCTCGCAACTGGCCGCGCTGCGCGCACGCCTGGACGGCGAGACCCTGGACCTGCTGTTCGTCAACGCCGGCGTCAAGAACGACGACCGCGAGACCGTCGCCGATGTCGCCACCGACGAATTCGTCCGGATCATGGTCACCAATGCGCTGAGTCCGATGCGCGCCATCGAGACCTTGCGCGGCCTGGTGCGCGACACCGGCACCATCGGCGTGATGTCGTCCGGGCAAGGCAGCATCGCCAACAACAACAACGGCCAGTACGAGATCTACCGCAGCAGCAAGGCGGCGCTGAACATGCTGATGCGCAGCTTCGCCGCGCGCCATCGCGAGAGCACGCACACATTGTTGCTGATGGCGCCCGGCTGGGTGCGGACCGACATGGGCGGCCCGGAGGCGCGCCTGTCCATCGACGACAGCATCCCGCCCCTGCTCGACACCATCGACGCTGCGCACGGCCAGGGCGGCCTGCACTACCTGGATTACCTGGGCCGCGTGGTGCCGTGGTAACCGGTCGCCGCAGGCCAGTGACGCGCCAGCGCGCGGCGCCCGCTCACGCCCCTTCGGCCTGTGCCATGGCCAGCGCTTCCTGCTCGGGCAGCGGCCGCGACAGGAAATAGCCCTGCACGAAATCGACGTCGAGCGCGCGCAGGGTCTCCAGTTCCTCGGCCGTCTCCACGCCCTCGGCCACCACGTGCGAGCCGATCTCGTGCGCGAAGTTGGTCAGTCCCTTGGCCAGCGCGCGGCACTTGCGGTCGCTGTCGATGCAGTGGGTGATGCTCATGTCGAGCTTGATCACGTCCGGCTGCAGCCGCAGGATATGGCGCATGCTGGCGTAGCCGGCACCGGCGTCGTCCACCGCCAGGCGTGCGCCGCGCGCGCGCAGCGGCGACAGCGCATCGGCCAGCTCCAGGTAGTTGCGCACGATGGCGTGCTCGGTGATCTCCAGGGTCAGGCGCGCGACGTCGATGTCGTCCCCGAGCAGCACCGCCAGCGCCTCGGACGTCAGCAGTTCCGGCGACAGGTTGAGATTAAGCCGGAACGTCGCGGGAAACTGGCGCAGATAGGCCAGCGTCTTGGCCACCACGTGCAGTTCCAGGCGCATGCCGACGCCGGCCAGCTCAGCCTGCTGGAACCACTTGTCGGGGCCACGCTGCGGGGCGATGTCGAAACGCGACAGGCACTCGAACCCATGCAGGCGCATGCCGTCCAGCGCGAACAACGGCTGGAACACGATGCGCGGCGCGCCCGCCGCCAAGGCGCCGTCGATCTCGTCGATCATCGCCTGCCGCTCCAGCTTGTGCGCCTCCACTTCGTGCAAGCGCAGGGCGAGAATCTCGGCGAATGCGCGCAACATGCCGATGTCGCGCTCGCCCAGGCCGTGCCTGGGCAGGAAGCTGAAACAGCACAGCGTGCCGTACACCCGGCCACCGACCTGGATCGGCACGCTCATGTGCGCGCCGATCGGGATCGAGAAGGTCGCCGGGATGCATTGCGCGGCCGGCACCAGGGAAGTATCCGGAATGAGTTGCGGCAACTCGCCTCGCACCACGCCCATGCAGTAGCCGTCGGCCAACGGCAGGATCTGGCCTTCATGGATCGGGCACCCGGGCGGACCGTCCACGTGGTCGAGCACGCGATCGGTCGCGCGGAAGCGCGACAGGAACGCCACGTCCATGCCCAGGTGCTGGCGCACCACGCGCAGGCAGCGGCGCAGCTCGCGGTCGCTGATCTCGCCCGACAACAGCTCGAACAACGGATGAGATTCCGACGCACCCTCGCTCGACGACATCCCGCTTCTCCCCCGAAAGCGTTGCGGCCCACGCGGCTCGCGCCGCGCACGGCGCCGAGCCGTGACCGACCTGATCGAGCAACGGGGAACCCCGGACGTTCCCCGCGCTATCCAGCGGGCGACACGTCCTTGTCGTTCGACTGTAAAGCGTGATGTACAGCAGCGAAAGCACCCGCGTGTTCAGGAAGCTAGCTGTCTACGGCGGCGACCATACCGGCGAGGTCGCCGCCGCGAATTCAGCTACCGGGTGGATGACCGGCGGTGCCGGTCGGTCAAGCATCGTGGCCGACTGCAGTTCAATGGGTGCAATGGTCGGTCCCGGTCGAGCGCTACCGACGCTGCGATCCGCTGGCGCACGTCAGCTTGCCCTACACGTCCGGCACATCAGGCGTAGACCATCAATCCCAGCAGATCCAGCCCGGCGTGCGCCACGATCGCCGGCCACAGCCGCCCGGTGCGCGCGACCCACCAGCCCAGGATCAGCCCCACCACTATGATGCCGATGGTCCCGACCGGCCCCTGGTACAGATGGTACGACGCGCGGATCGCCACACTGACGTTCACCGCGAACACCGGGCTGTGCCGCCGCTCCAGCGCGCGGATCACGTAGGCGCAGACGAACACCTCTTCGAAGATCGGATTGAGCAGCGAGACCAGCACGACCACGCCGACCGACAGCGGCCCAGCCACCATCGCGTCCATCGACGGATTCACCTCGGCCGCCACGCTGTCGTTCAACAGATGCAACGGATAGGTCGCCACCAGGCAGGCGGCCAAAAGTGCCACGCCCAGTCCGGTGTCGCGCGCCTGCCACGGCAGCCCCAGCGCCTGTGGCGTCCAGCCGCGAAACCACAGCGTCGGCAGCAACAACGCCAACACCAGCAGTTCGTAGAACACCGTGCCCCATAGGCTCGCGTCTGAGAGCGAAGGCTCCCCACCGGCGCCAGCACCGCCAGCGCACTCCAATAGATCGGCAACCCGAACGCCACCGCTACGACCAGCAGCAACTCGCCCCAACCGCCTGACGGCTGCCCACGTCCCCGCATCCACACTCCCCTACCGTTCGCTGCGCCCAGGAAATGGCGTCGCCGCCGCTTTCCACCAGGGGCGCACCGTAACAGGGCGGCGTGACCGGGAACATCGGTGGTCGAATACCGACGGCATGCAGCTCCCCGCAGCGAGGCGCTGCGCACGCCTCGCCCGCACGTCCGATCCGGTCGCGTTAGTACAACGAGTCGCGGGTGCGCTGCGGCAATTCCCGGTCGTAGGCGTCGGCGTCGAATGCGCCATCGGCCAGATGCGCGTGCATGGTGCCAGGGCTGGGCAGGCGATCGCGCGGCAGGTGCCGCGCCGGATCCCACAGCTGCGACCGCACGATCGCCCTGGCGCAGTGGAAGTACACCGCCTCGATGTGTACCACGATCACGCTGCGCGGCAAGCGCTCGCCGACCGCGAACCGTGCCAGCAGCTCCGGATCGACGCGGATCTCGGCGCGGCCGTTCACCCGCAAGGTTTCGCCGATGCCGGGAATCAGGAACAACAGCGACAGGCGCGGGTCCTGCAGCAGATTGCGCAGCGTATCGACGCGGTTGTTGCCCGGCCGATCCGGCAGCGCCAGCGTGCGCGCATCCAGCACCTGCACGA is a genomic window containing:
- a CDS encoding exodeoxyribonuclease III; translation: MKTLKIATYNVNGIRSRLPQLLQWLQREAPDIVGLQELKSVDAGFPLAELHAAGYGAVWMGQSSWNGVALLAKGCDPVESRRGLPGDPRDTQSRYIEAMAHGVLVGCLYLPNGNPRPGPKFDYKLDWFARLQRHAQQLVALPHPVALIGDFNVVPTDADIYNPASWRRDALLQPESRQAYAELLAQGWTDSLRQVHGERRVYTFWDYFRQHWQRDAGLRIDHMLLNPPLAARLRDAGVDRWVRDLPHASDHAPTWVAVGASSARVATAASAKPKRGDRSAGGKPKGSKAKKTPRTAASGATALAEKAATRAKRKTTASAAATSSTPKQATKTTRATKATKATTPKAQTPKAQTPKARKPRAATEAPPKPTRGTKRRKPPLLPPGEGGA
- a CDS encoding CPBP family intramembrane glutamic endopeptidase, which encodes MFYELLVLALLLPTLWFRGWTPQALGLPWQARDTGLGVALLAACLVATYPLHLLNDSVAAEVNPSMDAMVAGPLSVGVVVLVSLLNPIFEEVFVCAYVIRALERRHSPVFAVNVSVAIRASYHLYQGPVGTIGIIVVGLILGWWVARTGRLWPAIVAHAGLDLLGLMVYA
- a CDS encoding SDR family NAD(P)-dependent oxidoreductase → MIDTPARKTVLLIGASRGLGLAMAEGYLRRGWRVIATERTGTPSALHRLANAHPQALRIECVDITVPSQLAALRARLDGETLDLLFVNAGVKNDDRETVADVATDEFVRIMVTNALSPMRAIETLRGLVRDTGTIGVMSSGQGSIANNNNGQYEIYRSSKAALNMLMRSFAARHRESTHTLLLMAPGWVRTDMGGPEARLSIDDSIPPLLDTIDAAHGQGGLHYLDYLGRVVPW
- a CDS encoding ribonuclease domain-containing protein, with translation MHRPISYALLAALLASTQAQAQKAPPACSALPAYVRDAARDMAYCITMANPIAACGSTQVDVQVFGNAEGRLPKAGKGQTYYEGKARRDPGGAAGTYRLVFLATDGKAKSTIAQRYYSADHYTTFCAVQ
- a CDS encoding LysR family transcriptional regulator; this translates as MPEPDLNLLIALDALLAEASVAGAARRLGLSASAMSRTLTRLREATGDALLVRAGGAMVATPHALQLRERARDAVEAARAVLRPAPAALELAALQRTFIVRANDAFVEAFAAMLVAAVAASAPQVRLQFVAKAQKIAAPLREGLADLEIGVLSEMGPELRVQGLFRDRFVGAVRSAHPLARDGEVSAQRYVAFGHVVASRRGRAHGPVDAALQQLGLVRHVATVVPSFSAALAVARHSDLIALVPASFMAAQPDTLRAPAHTFALPVVTAPITVSMLWHPRLEHDAAHRWLRGLVLTEFRARMPLR
- a CDS encoding DUF6348 family protein; translated protein: MIDRLRRLLSRTPPRGVDPASDTPGSEPAPDPQPGHALQQLLLQVLQREGHAATLHEDGVVLGNGLHLLTELVDLAELRRGVRTASCIRVHHRSLFPDGIVEFQHSIGEDTEASLASGFTTWARTDLVALSEAVSAPAEARCMTLQMEFPVKAEAQAAVRRTVVLGPVAHMNGDAARAAAGDDTEHAFCPCCLFTNSLDALMPLLQRDQRMLGIRLFASRDADGEVAADCRVNGEDFPDGVACLRRYAETWPALGAMEFRKQYAVVRLPEPVVPDTMH
- a CDS encoding lysophospholipid acyltransferase family protein, producing MRTVVRVAICLVASVLLIPPQWLLMRLTYGRGAFVLPRLWFGCLRRALGIRVEVVGVPREAGGTLFVGNHISHFDIVVLGSLLRARFIAKNDMERWPGMRHIGALAQTVFISRRRQDAAAVAAAVAAQLRPDHDVVLFAEGTTSSGERVAPFKSSLFSLFLSAEPGARHWTLQPFTLELRSVDGQPLAQSGDRDAYAFYGEMQAGAHVAHFLRLSGAVVRVTFHAPIAVAPGSDRKALAAQLHGIVASALPAAPADAAAA
- a CDS encoding EAL domain-containing protein — translated: MFELLSGEISDRELRRCLRVVRQHLGMDVAFLSRFRATDRVLDHVDGPPGCPIHEGQILPLADGYCMGVVRGELPQLIPDTSLVPAAQCIPATFSIPIGAHMSVPIQVGGRVYGTLCCFSFLPRHGLGERDIGMLRAFAEILALRLHEVEAHKLERQAMIDEIDGALAAGAPRIVFQPLFALDGMRLHGFECLSRFDIAPQRGPDKWFQQAELAGVGMRLELHVVAKTLAYLRQFPATFRLNLNLSPELLTSEALAVLLGDDIDVARLTLEITEHAIVRNYLELADALSPLRARGARLAVDDAGAGYASMRHILRLQPDVIKLDMSITHCIDSDRKCRALAKGLTNFAHEIGSHVVAEGVETAEELETLRALDVDFVQGYFLSRPLPEQEALAMAQAEGA